TTTTAGCTTGCCATACTTGCTGGATATTCAAATGATGAACTGCTGTCGATATATCGCTATTTTCGAAGTCTAGCAGTGGATATCCCATTTGTAACTGCAAGAGACAACTTAATCATTGCGTTTGAGAAGGTAAAGACAGTTTCTAGACTACTGTGACAGCACAATTTCAATTTCTTGCATCTTGAGTAAGCTTGACCTGCCCCAACTAGTCCTGTAGAACCTTAAGTTTATAAAATAACCTAGAAGTCAGAACTTCCTTCTGTCACTGCTCATATTTAAAAGTCTTGTGGTTCTGGAAGTGTTGAACAACAGTTATATATAAAGAGGTTTCAGAATTGGTGAAGATACATATAGAACCCCTATAGTTTTCTCTCTTAATgctctttcatttatttttcagAATCGTCAGAATTACTCCCAGATACTTGGTGATGGTAAAGCTCCTTCTGTGAAGATGTCACCTGCAAGGTTGCCTGGAAAGGGAAAAGGCAAAGGGGAGCCAAGGCCTGCTTTGAAGGAAAATAAGCCAGTAGCTAGTGCAATGAAGGAAAGACCTCCAAATAAGTCTGAACTCTTCAAAGCTTTTATTACAAAATTTGTTAGGTTGAATGGCATTCTCTTCACGCGCACGAGGTTGGTTGTGAATTTGATAAGAGTATTAAAAGATTGTAGTTGCAGAAGACAATTACTgacactttttccttttttatgcaTCCAGCCTCGAAATCTTTCCTGAAGCGTTCTCTATGGTTAAAAGTGATTTATTAGAACTTCTTTCCAGTGGGGCTGATGACGAGCTCAACTTTGGGTCAGATGCAGCTGAATGTAGGCTTGCAATTGTTAGAATGATTGCGGTCCTAATATTCACTGTACATAATGTGAGCAGGGATGGTGAAAACCAATCCTATGCTGACATTCTACAACGCTCTGTCCTGCTTCAAAATGCTTTTACTGCTACATTTGAATTTGTGGGCAGCATTCTTGAGCGGTGCAACCATTTAACTGATCCCTCATTAAGCTATTTGCTACCTGGGATTATGGTGTTTGTGGAATGGTTGGCGTGTCGTCAGGATTTTGCTGTTGGCAGTGAATTGGAGGAGAAACAATTTAATGCAAGATCTTTTTTCTGGAATAAATGCATCATGTTTCTGAATAAGCTCTTGTCTAGTGGCATCGTGTCGGttaatgaagatgaagatgagacATGTTTCTCAAATATGAGCAAGTATGATGAAAGTGAAACTGCAAATCGCCTTGCATTACCTGAAGATATTGAGTTGAGGGGATTCCATCCTCTGCTTCCTGCCCAACTCATCCTTGATTTTTCGAGGAAGCACTTATTTGGAGGTGATGGAGGCAGCAAAGAGCGGATTGCACGTGTAAAGAGGATCATCGCAGCCGGAAAGGCTCTTGCTAATGTTGTTCGAGTTGGCCCTGATGGAGTATATTTCGACGATCAGATGCAAAAATTTGTCTTTGGTGCTGAACCTCAGATTTCTGATGATCTTTCGCTTCCCAGTCATTTGGAACCTAATGTGAATGTTAACTCGCTAGATATTTCATCGATAGGCCGAATGGCTCTGGCTGCTCTGCCAAAGATAGTGGTGGGTGCGGAAGCGGATGATGAAGACGACGAGGTGATTGTATTTAAGCCTCCAACTACTGAAAGGCATATGGATGAGTTCTCTCTGAAATTGACTTCTCCAGGGATTTCTGCTTCTGTTGGTGAGGCTTGCAAGGTTGATTTTGGGAATGAAAAGGGATATCCCTCTGCTGTCCAGGACGGGTTTCTCTTGCAGAGTGCGGTGACTGCAGGCATGAAATCTTCTGCACCTGTATTTAACACTGTCGTTAATGGAACTACTCAGTATCTGCAACCCATCCAACCCAGCACATCAATGTGGTCAGCAAATCACTCGCCTATTGTAAATGGTTTTTCCCAGATGAACTTGATGGAAAATGGAGTGAGATCTGATCTGCAAGATAAGTTCGAAGTTTATCAACATGCTTCTGTTTCCTTGCCTTACCCCCAATTTATGAATGCTGGTCCTAGCCATAACTATCCTATTATGAATCCACAAGCTAGTGTACCGTCTAAGTTTGACTCCATTATACCTTCTGGGTCATTCGTTGATAGCCTGAGCATCAAACCATCATTGGTCATGCCACCTGGCTCAAAAAAGTATCCAGTGAGTCGACCTGTTAGACACATCGGTCCACCACCTGGTTTTGCTTCTGTTCCTTCCAAGGTTGTGGATGAAGCATTGTTCAACAGCATGCCCCAGAATGGGACTTCAATCCCTCAAACGGATGATTACAGCTGGCTAGATGGCTATCAGCTGTCTTCATCCAATCAAGGTGTTGGGTTCAGCAATTCTGGGAATCAGGCCGTCCCTGCATTCCCTTCTGTGACCTTCCCTTTCCCTGGGAAGCAGGTGCCGATACAAGTCCAGAGTGATAATCAGAAAGGCTGGCAGGACCATCCCTTTTCGGAACATATGCTGCACTATGAGGAGCAGCAGAAAGAATTTCAGAAAGGAAACCAACAGCTTGGCTTGCCACAGCAGCAGTATCAAGGACAGTCACTTTGGGAAAGTCGTTTCTTTGTGTGAGATGATTAAGGAAGCATAGATGGCAAAGGTAATGTCTATTCCTTGTGGCATGCATGTTTATCTATATATACGCCTATATGCTGGGTCCTTGTATATCTCATTATTAAAAAATGTCAGTATTACCAAATTAATCTTAGGCGTAAGGGTTCCACTCTAGTATCTTAATGAGTTTGGTTTCTTACACATTATGGTGGTCGCCGCCATATTGCTGCAGCATCAAATATTCTTGGGTGCTGCATTTCGTCCGTCAATGTTGGGAAATTGTCAATGTTATTGTTTTAATGGAACATTGTTGGTCTGGAGCGTTGCAGGCACCTGCTTTCCAAGAGGTATCTCTCTCCATATCCCCCAACTCTAGAACCTTTTTCTCTGTATTCTCCGTTTGAGGTtacgtgttttttttttaattttcttgcaGATGGTTTGAATGGAGCTTATAATTCAGTGAGTAATGGGCGTGGATATCTTATAAGCTTGAATGCATTCTCTGGTCGGATCAGTTGGATAAGCCTTCAGGGATATTTGGATTGTGGTGGATGGCCTGGATGGGAATTTGTAGAAGTTGTAGCAAATCCTATACCTTTGTGGCTGGTGAAGTTCTTTCATCTGAAGCATTCCGTGTGGTGTCTGCCATGATGAAAGTTTGAAAagctaaaattttataatattagtcTTTGCAGTCGTCAGTATGTCAACAAAAGCACTGAAGTGGAATTTGATGATTCGTAGagatttttcttttataattgAAGTTGTTCATGGTTGATGGTTTAAATAAGAATGCGCTGATAAACGCAATAAGGTATTTCAACCTGTGTGGTTACTGGTTTTATTACTGAATCAAGACCTAATATTCTTAGGTGATTGTTTTTCTGTCAATTGTCAAGTACATTGTGATGTTACTAATTAGATGTCTGTTTATGTCACTCCATGGTGTGTTTTTGGGCTCATTGATAATTTGATACATATCTCTTTCCTTTATGTTTTAATGTCTTTTGATTGTGATGGTACAACGAATGGTCTTGAAGCACCTTGTTCATTGGGTTGGACACAAACTCTATTTCCGACCAAGATATTTCAAGAATAT
This portion of the Salvia splendens isolate huo1 chromosome 10, SspV2, whole genome shotgun sequence genome encodes:
- the LOC121752203 gene encoding protein SMG7-like, which encodes MTLLMDNDKENPSRERVQQLFNKNVELENKRRKAAQARIPSDPNTWQNMRENYEAILLEDHAFSEQHDIEYALWQLHYRRIEELRALFAAAASAGSPAPQNGKGTLRAVPDRLTKIRSQFKTFLSEATGFYHDLMLKIRSKYGLPLGYSTDDPENQIPMSKDGNKSPEGKKGLMSCHRCLIYLGDLARYKSLYGEGDSKARDFAAASSYYSQASSIWPSSGNPHHQLAILAGYSNDELLSIYRYFRSLAVDIPFVTARDNLIIAFEKNRQNYSQILGDGKAPSVKMSPARLPGKGKGKGEPRPALKENKPVASAMKERPPNKSELFKAFITKFVRLNGILFTRTSLEIFPEAFSMVKSDLLELLSSGADDELNFGSDAAECRLAIVRMIAVLIFTVHNVSRDGENQSYADILQRSVLLQNAFTATFEFVGSILERCNHLTDPSLSYLLPGIMVFVEWLACRQDFAVGSELEEKQFNARSFFWNKCIMFLNKLLSSGIVSVNEDEDETCFSNMSKYDESETANRLALPEDIELRGFHPLLPAQLILDFSRKHLFGGDGGSKERIARVKRIIAAGKALANVVRVGPDGVYFDDQMQKFVFGAEPQISDDLSLPSHLEPNVNVNSLDISSIGRMALAALPKIVVGAEADDEDDEVIVFKPPTTERHMDEFSLKLTSPGISASVGEACKVDFGNEKGYPSAVQDGFLLQSAVTAGMKSSAPVFNTVVNGTTQYLQPIQPSTSMWSANHSPIVNGFSQMNLMENGVRSDLQDKFEVYQHASVSLPYPQFMNAGPSHNYPIMNPQASVPSKFDSIIPSGSFVDSLSIKPSLVMPPGSKKYPVSRPVRHIGPPPGFASVPSKVVDEALFNSMPQNGTSIPQTDDYSWLDGYQLSSSNQGVGFSNSGNQAVPAFPSVTFPFPGKQVPIQVQSDNQKGWQDHPFSEHMLHYEEQQKEFQKGNQQLGLPQQQYQGQSLWESRFFV